Proteins encoded by one window of Microplitis mediator isolate UGA2020A chromosome 1, iyMicMedi2.1, whole genome shotgun sequence:
- the LOC130667503 gene encoding protein roadkill-like, producing MMESLTAHKIITKNFSFLKLYLNQWVNSEKSLLDDKSIDSFGEFYISVLPTDNNKLNFRVTKTFTRSAIATIELEIENLKWMIKDISDWKDVCDFDIISCPVHFLQVCYSDDKRCPYSGRPKLCQYRNFNLNISCKIIWYGFVDELNSPNLYEHTGNYLFNTEFSDIVIKVQDKKFPAHKIILASQSRVFEGMILTNIMKFGENSICLPDMKVEVANELLTFLYHGKLVKAIDDNDLLMELFKTATTYRIDALKDKCAMILGVNLNIDNVLRLLEMSETYNSVILKQRAMTFIINNRDKIIILSDFRKLCKRNPELMFGILEKFKTIIHNV from the coding sequence ATGATGGAATCGCTTACAGCGCATAAAataatcacaaaaaatttttcatttcttaagTTATATCTAAATCAATGGGTAAATTCAGAAAAGTCACTTTTAGATGATAAGTCGATTGATTCATTTGGAGAATTCTATATTTCTGTACTCCCAactgataataataagttaaattttagAGTTACAAAAACATTTACAAGGTCTGCAATAGCGACTATTGAAttggaaattgaaaatttgaaatggaTGATAAAAGACATTTCTGATTGGAAAGATGTATGTGATTTTGATATCATATCATGCCCTGTACACTTTTTACAAGTTTGTTATAGTGATGACAAACGTTGCCCCTATTCGGGCAGGCCTAAGCTTTGTCAAtacagaaattttaatttaaatatttcttgcaaAATAATCTGGTATGGATTTGTCGATGAATTAAATTCACCAAATTTATATGAGCATACAGGGAACTATTTGTTTAATACAGAATTCAGTGACATTGTAATTAAAGtacaagataaaaaatttccagctcataaaattattttagcatCTCAAAGTCGAGTATTTGAAGGAATGATATTAACAAACATAATGAAATTTGGAGAAAATAGTATTTGTCTTCCCGACATGAAAGTTGAAGTAGCCAATGAATTATTGACATTTCTATACCACGGAAAATTGGTAAAAGCCATTGATGACAATGATCTTCTAATGGAACTTTTTAAAACCGCAACAACTTATAGAATAGATGCATTGAAGGATAAATGCGCTATGATATTAGgtgttaatttgaatattgacAATGTATTGAGGCTGTTGGAAATGTCAGAAACTTATAATtcagttattttaaaacaaagagctatgacatttattattaataatcgtgataaaataataatcttaaGTGATTTCAGGAAACTGTGTAAACGCAATCCTGAGTTGATGTTTGgaattcttgaaaaatttaagacAATTATCCATAATGTTTAA
- the LOC130668017 gene encoding TD and POZ domain-containing protein 2-like, which produces MSQLHPEDAEVIDKKFIIRLRRRNQSADSNRVNIINSPPYGEIYLSALLNSENKLNIKITKVVTKSANVTIELQVDGMDRIIKDFSDWTENCSFDDILCPVRIQECSEHIASSHSRDINFNYDLNISCKIIWYGFVDELNSPNLYKNTQHYLNNLKFTDITIKVKDKEFKAHKIILASQSPVFKKILTTDMKESRENCINLPNIDAEVADELLYFLYHGKVVKAHDDDDIALQLFETAGMYQIEKLKEICAVILSNKLTVTNVVMLLEISEIHNSLILKERATTFIIINRDDIIPSEDFKGLCIRKSELTLKIIERIEKFYRT; this is translated from the coding sequence atgagtcaATTACATCCAGAAGATGCAGAAgtgatagataaaaaatttataataagatTGCGAAGGAGAAACCAATCGGCAGATTCAAATCGTGTCAACATTATAAACTCTCCTCCTTATGGAGAAATTTATCTCTCTGCATTattaaattctgaaaataaattaaatatcaaaattactaaagtcGTTACCAAGTCAGCAAATGTAACTATTGAATTACAAGTGGATGGAATGGATCGAATAATAAAAGACTTTAGTGACTGGACAGAAAATTGTAGTTTTGATGATATTTTATGTCCAGTACGTATTCAAGAATGTTCAGAACATATTGCATCATCGCACTCtcgtgatattaattttaattatgatttaaatatttcttgtaaaataatttggtATGGTTTCGTTGATGAATTAAATTCAccgaatttatataaaaatactcaacattatttgaacaatttaaaattcaccGATATTACTATCAAAGTTAAAGATAAAGAATTCAAAGcacacaaaattattttagcatCTCAAAGCCCtgtgttcaaaaaaatcttgacaACTGACATGAAAGAATCGCGAGAAAATTGTATTAATCTTCCGAATATTGATGCTGAAGTTGCTGATGAATTACTTTACTTTTTATATCATGGTAAAGTAGTAAAAGctcatgatgatgatgatattgCGTTACAATTATTTGAAACCGCAGGAATGTATCAAATAGAAAAACTTAAAGAAATTTGCGCTGTAATATTGAGTAATAAGTTGACTGTAACTAATGTAGTTATGTTACTAGAAATTAGTGAAATCCAcaattcattgattttaaaagAACGTGCGACAacatttatcattatcaatCGCGATGACATTATTCCATCAGAGGATTTTAAAGGATTATGTATTCGTAAATCagaattaacattaaaaattattgaaagaattgaaaaattttatagaacataa
- the LOC130667961 gene encoding uncharacterized protein LOC130667961: MSQSSTRNNVIIIKDFVLHLSNEDEWIDSKKVDLIDDASCGQVYISGIRHYCNKLNVTIRKTFIKSAIATIELKMSDQDSVIQNFDEWEESCGFKNMTLPHDFWNCYGCKPGGFRTINHIHKYEYNVNISCKIIWYGFFDDFTSNAYKNLKNYLNNSTLSDVMIKVKDKEYPAHKIILVSQSSVFEKMLTTDMKESRENCINLPELDVEVAEELLYFLYHGELDKACENNEMLLKLLEVGHLYQLSNLNNICGLLLSKSMTVDNVLMLYENAKKYDSFILYHLSKAFIRINRKEIILSDNFKEFCLIKPEFMFKFFTIFNDII; encoded by the coding sequence atgAGTCAATCTTCAACACGGAAtaatgtcattattattaaagatTTTGTACTACATCTATCGAATGAAGATGAATggattgattcaaaaaaagtcgatttaaTAGATGATGCTTCTTGCGGTCAAGTTTATATTTCTGGAATACGGCATTACTGTAATAAATTGAATGTCACAATAAGAAAAACTTTCATTAAATCGGCAATTGCGACCATTGAGCTAAAAATGAGTGATCAAGATTCggttatacaaaattttgatgaatgGGAGGAATCGTGTGGTTTTAAGAATATGACACTGCCTCACGACTTTTGGAACTGTTATGGATGTAAACCTGGAGGTTTCAGAACCATTAATCACATCCATAAGTACGAATATAATGTCAATATTTCTTGCAAAATAATCTGGTACGGATTTTTCGATGATTTCACTTCTAATGcttataaaaatcttaaaaattatttaaacaattctACATTGAGTGACGTTATGATAAAAGTCAAAGACAAAGAATATCCAgcacataaaattatattagttTCTCAAAGCTctgtatttgaaaaaatgttaacaACTGACATGAAAGAATCGAGAGAAAATTGTATCAATCTTCCAGAGCTTGATGTCGAAGTTGCTGAAGAATTACTTTACTTTTTATATCATGGCGAATTGGATAAAGCttgtgaaaataatgaaatgttattaaaattactggaAGTTGGacatttatatcaattatctaacttaaataatatttgtggTTTACTTTTGAGTAAAAGTATGACAGTTGATAATGTATTGATGTTGTAtgaaaatgctaaaaaatatgattcgTTTATTTTGTATCATCTATCAAAGGCATTTATTCGGATTAATCgaaaagaaattattctttcagataattttaaagaattttgtCTGATTAAACCTGAATTTATGTTCAAattctttacaatttttaatgatataatttaa